The DNA region GTGATCATTATGCTCAAAATAAATTTCAGGTTGCTTATTAATATTCTTACACTCCAGAATACTAATCAATTTATTCCCCGGACTTATTTTACAAATTCCCCGGTTTACAGCTCCATAATCTGACAGGGTATTTATTAATGGATACGCAACAACTGCATAGTTTTTCGAACCACTTGAAAGAAAATCAAACAGTACTTGCATGGCATTTCTGCCATAAAAATCATCTGCATTAATTACCCCGAATGGTCCATGAATTGCATCTTTGGAAACCCAAACTGCATGGCCGGTTCCCCAAGGTTTTACGCGATCAGGAGGACAAACAAATGATTCAGGCAATCGATCCAATTCCTGATTTACAAATTCAAGTTCGACTTTACCAGCCCAATGGGCATTGACCCGATCCTTAAACTCCGCTGCAAAACTATTGCGAATCACAAAAACTATTTTTTCAAATCCGACTTTCAGTGCATCATAAATTGAATAATCAATAATTGTTTCCCCAGACGGACCAAATCCATCCATTTGCTTTAAGCCACCATAACGACTTCCCATTCCAGCTGCTAAAATTAATAATACTGGCTTTTGACTTTCC from Saprospiraceae bacterium includes:
- a CDS encoding nucleotidyltransferase, which encodes MESQKPVLLILAAGMGSRYGGLKQMDGFGPSGETIIDYSIYDALKVGFEKIVFVIRNSFAAEFKDRVNAHWAGKVELEFVNQELDRLPESFVCPPDRVKPWGTGHAVWVSKDAIHGPFGVINADDFYGRNAMQVLFDFLSSGSKNYAVVAYPLINTLSDYGAVNRGICKISPGNKLISILECKNINKQPEIYFEHNDHKHFLNPDTPVSMNMWGFQSNYFVWANTFFNNFLKKNLTNSGAEFYIPELIQDLIDTHKTEVDVLHSSSSWIGVTYKEDKPMVEKAFNDMIQAGIYPEKL